In a genomic window of Paraburkholderia phenazinium:
- a CDS encoding energy transducer TonB, producing the protein MRADPMERVSQGAGFGMVVAVSVLLVLGALRPIPPLPAPPKQETFVVALQAPPPEPPAPVHPPAPMPPPPKPVPPPPKPRPVPVPAPVHATTAPTPVAAPKPAPVPPPQATPPSQPAPLKAEPTPPAPVAPPVNNASLENSFVGKLRSYIRSITQYPPSGEARRLRPEGAVEVSFTLSRAGAVSNVSVVRTSNSPILDKQAVAIVESGSYPAIPADAWTGENAHAFTVTVEFSAP; encoded by the coding sequence ATGCGTGCCGATCCTATGGAGCGAGTGAGTCAAGGGGCCGGGTTCGGGATGGTAGTGGCTGTGTCCGTGCTGCTCGTGCTCGGCGCGCTGCGACCTATCCCGCCGTTGCCCGCTCCGCCGAAGCAGGAGACGTTCGTGGTGGCGTTGCAGGCACCGCCGCCCGAGCCTCCCGCGCCGGTACACCCCCCGGCTCCAATGCCGCCGCCGCCCAAACCGGTTCCACCGCCGCCTAAGCCCCGGCCGGTACCTGTGCCGGCACCGGTGCATGCGACGACCGCACCGACGCCGGTGGCCGCGCCCAAACCCGCGCCCGTGCCACCGCCTCAGGCTACGCCGCCGTCGCAACCTGCGCCGCTGAAGGCCGAACCGACGCCGCCCGCCCCGGTGGCGCCGCCAGTGAACAACGCGTCGCTCGAGAACAGCTTCGTGGGCAAGTTACGCTCGTATATTCGGTCGATCACGCAATACCCGCCGTCCGGTGAAGCACGCCGCTTGCGCCCGGAGGGTGCGGTTGAGGTGAGCTTCACGTTGAGCCGCGCGGGTGCGGTCAGCAACGTCAGCGTGGTGCGGACGTCCAACTCGCCGATTCTCGACAAGCAGGCAGTCGCAATTGTCGAAAGCGGCAGTTATCCGGCCATCCCCGCCGATGCATGGACCGGCGAAAACGCGCATGCGTTCACGGTGACCGTGGAGTTCAGCGCGCCATGA
- a CDS encoding ExbD/TolR family protein has product MRQFPQREVRRARIEIIPMIDVMMFLLAFFVLISMNVLPALGLKVALPSSASPEKVQEQKRITLTIDQGGDVLVDGKPTPVAQVAAALRSIAGNDKPSVIIAGDGHSNLQVLVDVLDQLKDAGLPAASIITKAK; this is encoded by the coding sequence ATGAGGCAATTTCCACAAAGAGAAGTACGGCGGGCACGCATCGAGATCATTCCGATGATCGACGTCATGATGTTTTTGCTCGCGTTCTTCGTGCTGATCAGCATGAATGTGTTGCCGGCGCTCGGATTGAAAGTGGCGTTGCCGAGTTCGGCGAGCCCTGAGAAGGTGCAGGAGCAAAAGCGCATTACGTTGACGATCGATCAGGGCGGCGACGTGCTGGTCGACGGCAAGCCGACGCCGGTTGCGCAGGTTGCGGCGGCCTTGCGCAGTATTGCGGGTAACGACAAGCCGAGCGTGATCATCGCGGGCGACGGTCACTCGAATCTGCAGGTGTTGGTCGACGTGCTCGATCAACTGAAAGATGCGGGTCTGCCGGCCGCGTCGATCATCACGAAGGCGAAATAA
- a CDS encoding MotA/TolQ/ExbB proton channel family protein, producing the protein MPINREFLHAASIHLLYAGMVILTFVIVERLVFYFYLTARRARIAKALALAVAQDPAWPQPQFDKSAADVMTRAMSEYMDVQREGNAPRERVEDVSTALFLRVDRKINRGLWILDTIVTAAPLLGLLGTILGIMDTFNALSAGGISDPGAVSRGIGSALFATAIGIGTALYGLLGYNILHRFGESLSDEFKSFLLEATLSGQARRAEMRGQRAA; encoded by the coding sequence ATGCCAATCAATCGAGAATTTCTCCATGCCGCGTCGATCCACCTGCTCTATGCAGGGATGGTGATCCTCACCTTCGTGATCGTCGAACGACTCGTCTTTTACTTTTACCTGACCGCCAGGCGGGCGCGCATTGCGAAGGCGTTAGCGTTGGCTGTCGCGCAGGATCCAGCGTGGCCGCAGCCGCAGTTCGACAAGTCGGCCGCCGACGTGATGACACGTGCCATGTCCGAGTATATGGACGTGCAGCGTGAAGGGAACGCGCCGCGCGAACGTGTCGAAGACGTGTCGACGGCGCTGTTCCTGCGGGTGGATCGCAAGATCAATCGCGGCTTGTGGATTCTCGACACGATCGTAACGGCAGCGCCGCTGCTGGGTCTGCTCGGTACGATTCTCGGCATCATGGATACGTTCAATGCGTTGTCGGCAGGCGGGATTTCGGACCCTGGCGCGGTGAGCCGTGGCATCGGCTCGGCGCTTTTCGCCACTGCCATCGGTATCGGTACGGCGCTGTATGGCCTGCTCGGATACAACATCCTGCACCGGTTCGGCGAGAGCCTGAGCGACGAATTCAAGTCCTTCCTGCTTGAAGCGACTTTGTCGGGGCAGGCGCGGCGCGCCGAGATGCGCGGTCAGCGCGCGGCTTGA
- a CDS encoding TonB-dependent receptor, producing the protein MKNKTLIKWMVVGATVPASVFAQTTTPDKDTTDIGKVSATGTSTATADNTPSATGVTRKEPGGGLIVDEDVPKSKSSVTRDFIQKQAPSADVFQILKYSPGATTGTGDAYGLNQGVIAVRGLQGSQMGFNFEGMPLSVVSNWSVFPGEWIDTENTDVVTLNQGTPDLASPNVNATGGVVDLFLHNPSHEAGGLVDMSYGTDDARREFVRLESGDIGDTGLRGFISFSNIDANHFRGEGEDKKQHVDMGIVKDWGGGSSTKLALTYSEIVRDTYKNPTLAEYSQDRGFGSASNYAASYAAGGTSYYALLKNPWRNLLVSMPSTFVVNPALRVTFTPYVYYGYGASGDASLMNESAVGYGDTVQPVDLNRNGTTTDTNVLVYTPYIESTVREGTTLKGEYTIGNNDIVAGAWFEHSQDHLYQPYSYTNGTTPLDYSGSSDQIRLSNGQVITGLNRNTIDDSGALFFGDTLSYLGDSLKISAGLKELWLRRVGNDLEPNPDPRDEVVHMATLPTFAVSFKPAERHQFFASVTESYGLLPENSLYPYYYNGTQTTKANPHQPGESSTSFELGYRYQGPYFTSSTTLFRYDFKNRQISSSICDPGCLSEPINGGRQMGEGVDFELGMQPIHNFRPYVSFEYLHTEIEDNIQTGTSYLPTAGKEAVESPRMQAAFAVDYDTGRYFANLGVKYVGSQYSTFMNDEKIPSYMTMDGTLGMRFANTAFLKKPEIRLNMLNLLNRHYLSGVYSATTNARTTEALDGSSVAGSAPTYLVGNGVTAMVTFATAF; encoded by the coding sequence TTGAAGAACAAGACGCTTATCAAATGGATGGTCGTAGGTGCCACAGTTCCGGCATCGGTGTTCGCTCAGACGACTACACCCGACAAAGACACGACCGACATCGGCAAAGTCAGCGCAACGGGTACGAGTACGGCCACCGCGGACAACACGCCCTCGGCAACGGGCGTGACGCGTAAAGAACCTGGTGGCGGTCTGATCGTCGACGAAGACGTGCCGAAGTCAAAGAGCTCGGTCACGCGCGATTTCATTCAGAAGCAGGCTCCGTCCGCGGATGTATTTCAGATTCTGAAGTACTCGCCGGGTGCGACGACAGGCACCGGCGATGCATACGGTCTCAACCAGGGCGTGATCGCAGTGCGCGGTCTGCAGGGCTCGCAAATGGGTTTCAACTTCGAAGGCATGCCGTTGAGTGTCGTGTCGAACTGGTCCGTGTTTCCGGGTGAGTGGATCGATACGGAGAACACCGACGTCGTGACGTTGAACCAGGGCACGCCCGACCTCGCTTCGCCGAACGTCAACGCGACGGGCGGCGTGGTCGATCTGTTCCTGCATAACCCGTCTCACGAGGCCGGCGGACTCGTCGATATGTCGTACGGTACGGACGATGCGCGTCGTGAGTTCGTGCGACTCGAAAGCGGCGACATTGGCGACACCGGTTTGCGTGGCTTTATTTCGTTTTCGAACATCGACGCCAACCATTTCCGCGGCGAAGGCGAGGACAAGAAGCAACACGTCGACATGGGTATTGTGAAGGACTGGGGCGGCGGCAGTTCGACAAAGCTCGCGCTGACCTATTCGGAGATCGTGCGCGATACGTATAAGAACCCGACGCTCGCGGAGTACAGTCAGGATCGCGGCTTTGGCTCGGCGTCGAACTACGCCGCGAGCTACGCGGCCGGCGGCACGTCGTATTACGCATTGCTGAAGAACCCGTGGCGCAACCTGCTCGTGTCGATGCCGTCCACGTTCGTTGTGAATCCGGCGTTGCGCGTGACCTTCACGCCATATGTCTACTATGGCTACGGTGCTTCGGGCGATGCCTCGCTGATGAACGAAAGCGCGGTGGGTTACGGCGACACGGTTCAACCGGTCGACCTCAACCGCAATGGCACGACCACCGACACTAACGTTCTCGTCTACACGCCGTATATCGAAAGCACGGTTCGCGAAGGTACGACGCTCAAGGGCGAATACACGATTGGCAACAACGACATCGTCGCCGGTGCGTGGTTCGAGCACTCGCAAGACCACCTGTATCAACCGTATAGCTACACGAACGGCACCACGCCGCTCGACTACTCGGGTAGCAGCGACCAGATCCGCCTGTCGAACGGGCAGGTGATTACCGGCTTGAACCGGAACACCATTGACGACTCCGGCGCACTCTTCTTCGGCGATACGCTGAGCTACCTGGGCGACTCGCTCAAGATCAGCGCGGGTCTCAAGGAACTGTGGCTGCGCCGTGTGGGTAACGATCTCGAACCGAATCCGGATCCGCGTGACGAAGTCGTGCACATGGCGACATTGCCGACTTTCGCTGTGAGTTTCAAACCGGCCGAACGCCACCAGTTTTTCGCGAGCGTGACCGAGAGCTACGGCCTCTTGCCGGAAAACTCGCTCTATCCGTACTACTACAACGGCACGCAGACGACGAAGGCAAACCCGCATCAACCGGGCGAAAGCTCCACGTCGTTCGAGCTCGGCTACCGTTACCAGGGACCGTATTTCACGTCGTCCACCACGCTGTTCCGCTATGACTTCAAGAACCGTCAGATCTCGTCGAGCATCTGCGATCCGGGTTGCCTGAGCGAACCGATCAATGGTGGACGTCAGATGGGCGAAGGTGTGGACTTCGAACTGGGCATGCAGCCGATCCACAACTTCCGTCCGTATGTGTCGTTTGAATATCTGCATACGGAAATCGAGGACAACATTCAAACGGGTACGTCGTACCTCCCGACGGCGGGGAAAGAAGCTGTCGAATCGCCGCGCATGCAGGCCGCGTTTGCAGTCGACTACGACACCGGCCGCTATTTCGCCAACCTGGGTGTCAAGTATGTGGGCTCGCAATACTCGACCTTCATGAACGACGAAAAGATCCCTTCGTACATGACGATGGACGGCACGCTCGGCATGCGCTTCGCGAACACGGCGTTCCTGAAGAAGCCTGAGATCCGTCTCAACATGCTGAACTTGCTCAATCGTCACTACCTGTCGGGCGTGTATAGCGCGACAACGAATGCCAGGACCACCGAAGCCCTCGACGGCTCGTCGGTCGCAGGCTCTGCCCCGACGTATCTCGTGGGCAACGGCGTCACCGCAATGGTTACTTTCGCAACTGCCTTCTGA
- a CDS encoding aldehyde dehydrogenase family protein, with the protein MTSADPTGGKPGFLDGRVKHMLIDGEWVNALSGKTFDSRNPATGEWLATIAEGDAADIDRAVRAARRAFEGPWRAMKPDERQSILLRLADLVDAHFDELSLLDTLDMGAPIRHTRGSKRHMVGLLRYFASMAVTLHGQTVDTSLGGDLFACAIKEPVGVVGAIVPWNGPLMAAIWKTGPVLATGCTLVLKPAEDASLTPLRFGELLLEAGVPPGVVNIVPGYGATAGAALAAHMDVDKVSFTGSHVTGQQIVKASAGNLKRLSLELGGKSPNIVFADADIDRAAPAAAMAAFANAGQICSAGTRLFIQRPIFDAFVEAVAYTARSLKVGHGVDGETDIGPLVSKRQLDRVLGYLSAGEQEGAHALAGGRRLAGAGYDGGFFVPPTVFRNVNDDMRIAREEIFGPVVAAIPFDTVDEVVARANATPFGLGAGVWTRDVGRAHTLASRIRSGSVWVNCYNAMDPAMPFGGYKMSGYGRESGTQQLDDYLNVKGVWIRRD; encoded by the coding sequence ATGACTTCTGCTGATCCGACGGGTGGCAAGCCCGGGTTTCTCGATGGCCGCGTCAAGCACATGCTGATCGACGGCGAATGGGTGAACGCGCTGTCCGGCAAGACGTTCGATTCGCGCAATCCCGCGACCGGCGAATGGCTCGCCACTATCGCCGAAGGCGACGCGGCGGACATCGATCGCGCCGTGCGCGCGGCGCGGCGTGCCTTCGAAGGACCGTGGCGGGCGATGAAGCCCGATGAGCGCCAGTCGATCCTGCTGCGTCTCGCCGACCTGGTGGACGCGCACTTCGACGAACTAAGCCTGCTCGACACGCTGGATATGGGCGCGCCGATTCGCCACACGCGCGGTAGCAAGCGCCATATGGTCGGCCTGCTGCGCTATTTCGCGTCGATGGCCGTGACGCTGCATGGGCAGACGGTGGACACGTCGCTCGGTGGCGACCTCTTTGCCTGCGCAATCAAGGAGCCGGTTGGCGTCGTCGGCGCCATCGTGCCCTGGAACGGCCCGTTGATGGCCGCGATCTGGAAGACCGGACCGGTGCTCGCCACGGGTTGCACGCTGGTGCTCAAACCGGCGGAGGACGCGTCGCTGACGCCGCTGCGCTTCGGCGAGTTGTTGCTCGAAGCGGGTGTGCCGCCAGGTGTCGTCAATATCGTGCCGGGCTACGGCGCAACGGCGGGTGCGGCATTGGCCGCGCATATGGACGTCGACAAGGTCTCGTTTACGGGGTCGCATGTGACGGGACAGCAGATCGTCAAGGCGTCGGCGGGCAATCTGAAACGGCTGTCGCTCGAGTTGGGCGGTAAATCGCCCAACATCGTGTTCGCGGACGCCGACATCGATCGCGCGGCGCCTGCCGCGGCGATGGCTGCCTTTGCCAATGCAGGGCAGATCTGCAGCGCCGGCACGCGGCTTTTCATCCAGCGTCCCATCTTCGATGCTTTCGTCGAAGCCGTTGCCTATACCGCACGCAGTCTGAAGGTGGGGCATGGCGTGGATGGCGAGACCGATATCGGACCGCTCGTCTCGAAGAGGCAGCTTGACCGGGTGCTCGGCTATCTGTCCGCGGGAGAACAGGAGGGCGCGCATGCGCTTGCGGGTGGGCGCCGGCTGGCGGGCGCAGGCTACGACGGTGGTTTTTTTGTGCCGCCCACAGTCTTCCGTAACGTGAACGACGACATGCGCATCGCGCGAGAGGAAATCTTTGGGCCCGTGGTAGCAGCCATTCCATTCGATACGGTGGACGAGGTCGTCGCGCGCGCGAACGCAACGCCGTTCGGCCTCGGCGCAGGGGTGTGGACGCGCGATGTGGGGCGCGCGCATACGCTCGCGAGCCGCATTCGGTCCGGCTCAGTGTGGGTGAACTGCTACAACGCGATGGACCCCGCGATGCCGTTCGGCGGCTACAAGATGAGTGGGTATGGACGCGAGTCGGGAACACAACAACTCGACGATTACCTGAACGTCAAAGGCGTGTGGATCCGGCGCGATTGA
- the metC gene encoding cystathionine beta-lyase, with protein MDQKTERQHKTDTRVVHTGRTPRDFHGVVNTPVYHASTFIFETVDELLETRRDRASGAYVGFTYGREGTPTTRALEDAMTELEGGYRAVVTSCGLGAIAASLMAFLSAGDHLLIVDSLYGPARAFCEETLRKFGVDIEYFDPQIGAGIEALFRPNTRVVYLESPCSLTFEVCDVPAIAKACRARDIVSVMDNTWASPIGFRPLRHGIDVSLHAATKYISGHSDLMLGIAVTTEEVFVRLKQTASGAGYCGGPDDVYMALRGLRTLPIRMERHQRSALKVAQWLQQRPEVDSVMYPALPDDPGHAIWKRDFEAASGLFGLVLKPCSDAQFAAMLDHMTLFQMGYSWGGYESLVVPTYPGTLRTARPWASDGRGLRLHVGLEDVDDLIDDLERGFQRLAAAA; from the coding sequence ATGGACCAAAAAACCGAACGGCAGCACAAGACGGATACCCGCGTCGTCCACACAGGCCGCACGCCGCGCGACTTTCACGGCGTTGTGAATACGCCCGTCTACCACGCGTCGACGTTTATCTTCGAGACGGTCGACGAATTGCTCGAAACGCGCCGTGATCGCGCGAGCGGTGCCTACGTGGGCTTCACCTATGGCCGCGAAGGCACACCCACCACGCGCGCCCTCGAAGATGCCATGACGGAACTCGAAGGCGGCTATCGTGCCGTGGTCACGTCGTGTGGCCTTGGCGCAATCGCGGCATCGCTGATGGCGTTTCTGTCGGCCGGCGATCACCTGCTGATCGTCGACAGCCTGTACGGTCCCGCCCGCGCATTTTGCGAGGAGACCCTGCGCAAATTCGGCGTGGATATCGAGTACTTCGATCCGCAGATTGGCGCGGGCATCGAAGCGCTGTTTCGCCCGAACACGCGAGTGGTCTACCTCGAGTCGCCGTGTTCCTTGACGTTCGAGGTATGCGACGTACCTGCTATCGCCAAGGCATGCCGCGCGCGCGACATCGTGTCGGTCATGGACAACACGTGGGCGTCACCTATCGGCTTCCGGCCTTTGCGGCACGGCATAGATGTATCGCTTCATGCGGCCACCAAATACATCTCGGGGCATTCGGACCTGATGCTCGGTATTGCCGTCACGACCGAAGAAGTGTTCGTGCGTCTCAAGCAGACCGCTTCGGGAGCCGGCTATTGCGGCGGACCCGACGACGTGTATATGGCGCTTCGTGGTCTGCGCACGTTGCCGATCCGCATGGAGCGGCATCAACGTAGCGCACTCAAGGTCGCGCAGTGGTTACAGCAGCGCCCGGAGGTGGACAGCGTGATGTATCCGGCACTTCCCGACGATCCTGGACACGCCATCTGGAAGCGCGATTTCGAAGCGGCCTCGGGTCTCTTCGGTCTGGTGCTGAAGCCTTGTTCGGATGCGCAGTTCGCCGCGATGCTCGACCACATGACGTTGTTTCAGATGGGCTATTCATGGGGGGGCTACGAGAGCCTGGTTGTGCCCACCTATCCGGGCACGTTGCGCACGGCGCGTCCGTGGGCTTCGGATGGCCGGGGCTTGCGGCTGCATGTGGGTCTGGAGGACGTCGACGATCTGATCGACGATCTCGAACGCGGTTTCCAACGTCTCGCGGCCGCAGCGTAA
- a CDS encoding SDR family NAD(P)-dependent oxidoreductase codes for MSVMSREMEFELRAGAGRLDGQVAMVTGGTRGVGAELALALAQEGATVVVVGRDIDAGERVVDKIRAAGGLASVAVADVTREDAIDAAAHAVLDEYGRIDTLICAAGTSAAKGPLWLAEERDFRACFDLNVLGTLLAMKAVMPAMIERQQGCIVAIGGTYGHKGVQNFSVYAASKWALRGLIKSAALDAGAFGIRVNLVSPGGIEGERLSEMFRRTAQREGISYDAVHARFIAQTAMGRLVSPSDIAGAVLYLASETGRMMTGQDIVVDAGMLV; via the coding sequence ATGAGTGTGATGTCGCGCGAAATGGAATTCGAACTTAGGGCCGGCGCAGGAAGGCTTGATGGCCAGGTTGCGATGGTGACCGGTGGCACCCGCGGTGTGGGTGCCGAACTCGCGCTCGCGCTGGCGCAAGAAGGCGCGACCGTGGTCGTGGTGGGACGCGATATCGACGCGGGCGAACGGGTGGTGGACAAGATTCGCGCCGCGGGTGGCCTTGCGAGCGTCGCCGTGGCCGACGTGACGCGCGAGGATGCAATCGATGCCGCGGCGCATGCCGTGCTCGACGAATATGGCCGGATCGATACGTTGATTTGCGCGGCGGGAACCTCGGCAGCGAAAGGGCCGCTCTGGCTGGCAGAAGAGCGCGACTTTCGCGCCTGCTTCGATCTGAACGTGCTCGGCACCCTGCTCGCGATGAAAGCCGTGATGCCGGCGATGATCGAACGCCAGCAGGGCTGCATCGTCGCGATCGGGGGCACCTATGGACATAAGGGTGTGCAGAATTTCTCCGTGTACGCAGCGTCGAAATGGGCGCTGCGCGGCCTCATCAAATCGGCCGCGCTCGACGCGGGGGCGTTTGGCATTCGCGTGAATCTTGTTTCGCCGGGCGGCATCGAAGGCGAACGGTTGTCCGAGATGTTCAGGCGAACCGCGCAGCGGGAAGGTATCAGCTATGACGCCGTGCACGCCCGCTTCATCGCGCAAACCGCCATGGGCCGTCTCGTGAGTCCTTCCGACATCGCGGGCGCCGTCCTGTACCTCGCGAGCGAAACCGGCCGGATGATGACCGGTCAGGACATCGTGGTCGATGCCGGCATGCTCGTTTGA
- a CDS encoding ABC transporter permease — protein sequence MNGSNPVNYAQAPVLAATISTDAIAARTWQAAAARVLVDRIGDFVAFGAVVCVVWAAISYALHAPDYVLPTPTEVAAALVANGGLIAGATWLTLWCTVVGIAVSVCIAVGLALLFVLSPLADRTVTPLLIAIRSIPMIAITPLVVVLFGRDRWNTIGMVALLTFFQVMLAAKRGFDAPSQSMLELMRTCGASFWQTLLKVRVPSAVPFVFTGLRLAGSSAILCAMFAEWLSGSPGLGTLMLDAYSKQNLGLMWAAVAVSTTLAYLFFTLTIALERAVLDRSGT from the coding sequence ATGAACGGATCCAATCCAGTGAACTACGCGCAAGCGCCCGTGCTTGCCGCGACGATTTCCACGGACGCTATCGCTGCGCGAACGTGGCAGGCGGCGGCCGCTCGCGTGCTGGTCGATCGCATTGGCGATTTCGTGGCCTTTGGCGCGGTGGTCTGCGTCGTCTGGGCGGCGATCAGTTATGCGCTTCATGCGCCCGACTATGTGCTGCCGACACCCACCGAGGTCGCTGCCGCGCTGGTCGCTAACGGCGGATTAATCGCGGGCGCCACATGGCTGACGTTGTGGTGCACCGTGGTCGGCATTGCGGTCAGTGTGTGTATTGCCGTGGGATTGGCGTTGCTGTTCGTGCTGTCGCCGCTCGCCGACCGGACTGTCACGCCACTGCTGATTGCGATTCGCTCCATTCCGATGATCGCCATCACGCCGCTCGTCGTCGTGCTGTTTGGACGTGACCGCTGGAACACGATCGGCATGGTGGCGTTGCTGACGTTCTTCCAGGTGATGCTCGCGGCAAAGCGGGGCTTCGACGCGCCGAGCCAAAGCATGCTCGAACTGATGCGGACCTGTGGCGCGAGCTTCTGGCAAACCTTGCTCAAGGTACGGGTGCCGAGCGCGGTGCCGTTCGTATTCACAGGGCTTCGTCTTGCCGGGAGTTCCGCGATCCTGTGCGCCATGTTTGCCGAATGGCTCTCCGGCTCACCGGGCCTCGGCACGCTGATGCTCGATGCGTACTCCAAACAGAATCTTGGCCTGATGTGGGCGGCGGTCGCGGTCAGCACGACGCTCGCGTATCTGTTCTTTACGCTAACTATCGCGCTCGAACGGGCCGTACTCGACCGGAGCGGCACATGA
- a CDS encoding ABC transporter permease produces MQPSLSHPAARRTSRFTSRFASFFMPPALLIVAVLVLAEVCARAGVAARSFPAPSAVGIAMWRDAHALFEETLSTLFVAIYGFIAATAISLTLAFVVYAVRRVETTVMTAAAVLSSIPIMAIMPMLLIWMGPFVSTRIAVTCLICVFPILVSAIQGVQAVGSRLDELFTVMAARPLQRFTRLALPVAVPYLFVGLRVAAPLSILGALVAEWSGASTGLGVLMLNAMFSLQIDRLWSTVCIACVISLGAYGYVCLIERLALPGDRVIEGASA; encoded by the coding sequence ATGCAGCCTAGCCTCTCGCATCCCGCCGCGCGGCGCACCTCGCGCTTTACGTCGCGCTTCGCGTCATTCTTCATGCCGCCGGCGTTGCTGATCGTCGCGGTGCTGGTCCTGGCAGAAGTGTGCGCGCGTGCGGGCGTCGCCGCGCGCTCGTTCCCTGCGCCGTCGGCGGTCGGCATCGCAATGTGGCGCGACGCGCACGCGTTGTTCGAAGAAACGCTGTCAACCTTGTTCGTGGCCATCTACGGCTTCATTGCTGCGACGGCGATCTCGCTGACGCTCGCGTTTGTCGTCTACGCGGTGCGCCGGGTGGAGACCACGGTGATGACCGCCGCTGCCGTGCTGAGCAGCATCCCCATCATGGCGATCATGCCGATGCTCTTGATCTGGATGGGACCGTTCGTGTCGACCCGGATCGCGGTGACGTGCCTCATCTGTGTGTTTCCCATTCTGGTGTCGGCGATTCAGGGTGTGCAGGCCGTCGGCAGCCGCCTCGACGAACTCTTCACCGTCATGGCGGCCCGTCCGTTGCAGCGCTTTACCCGGCTCGCGTTGCCCGTCGCCGTGCCGTACCTGTTCGTCGGCCTGCGCGTCGCCGCGCCGCTGTCGATCCTCGGCGCGCTCGTCGCCGAATGGAGCGGCGCGAGTACAGGACTCGGCGTGCTGATGCTCAATGCCATGTTCAGCCTGCAAATCGACCGGTTGTGGAGCACGGTGTGCATTGCATGCGTCATTTCTCTCGGGGCCTATGGCTATGTCTGTCTGATCGAACGTCTGGCATTGCCGGGCGATCGCGTAATTGAAGGGGCTTCCGCATGA
- a CDS encoding ABC transporter ATP-binding protein — protein MPGLSIADVSKTFTVDGKPFVALEGATLNLAPGEFGALIGPSGCGKSTLLRMVADLVAPSSGTITLDDAPPRTARLRHDIGFVFQEATLLPWRSVLDNIRLPLEMLGTQGKRGALTPAELVQLVGLNGFEHARPSQLSGGMQQRCAIARALAVAPRILLLDEPFGALDEITRYRMNFELLRIWSQTGTTALMVTHSIDEAVLMADRIFVLAARPGRIVDVVEVDLPRPRRFEHIETPAFSVLTDRVRRSLFSDIEQRFEHAA, from the coding sequence ATGCCTGGCCTGTCCATTGCCGATGTGTCGAAGACATTTACTGTCGACGGCAAACCCTTCGTTGCGCTCGAAGGCGCGACGCTCAACCTCGCTCCGGGTGAGTTCGGCGCGCTCATCGGCCCGTCGGGCTGTGGAAAGTCGACGCTGCTGCGCATGGTCGCCGATCTCGTCGCGCCATCGAGCGGCACGATCACGCTCGACGATGCGCCGCCGCGTACGGCGCGACTGCGGCATGACATCGGCTTCGTGTTTCAGGAGGCGACGCTGCTGCCTTGGCGGTCAGTGCTCGACAACATCCGCCTGCCGCTCGAAATGCTCGGCACGCAAGGCAAGCGCGGTGCACTGACGCCGGCCGAACTCGTGCAACTCGTCGGACTGAATGGTTTCGAACATGCGCGTCCTTCGCAGTTGTCGGGCGGCATGCAACAGCGTTGCGCAATTGCCCGTGCGCTGGCCGTGGCGCCGCGCATTCTTCTTCTTGACGAGCCGTTCGGCGCGCTCGATGAAATCACACGCTACCGGATGAATTTCGAGCTGTTGCGGATCTGGTCGCAGACCGGCACGACGGCGCTGATGGTCACGCACTCGATCGATGAAGCGGTGTTGATGGCCGATCGCATTTTCGTACTGGCCGCGCGGCCTGGCCGCATCGTCGACGTGGTTGAAGTGGATTTGCCGCGGCCACGGCGCTTCGAGCATATCGAAACGCCGGCATTCAGTGTGCTCACGGATCGGGTTCGGCGCTCGTTGTTCAGCGACATCGAGCAGAGGTTCGAACATGCAGCCTAG